CGATTACTCGTCCATCTATCAAAAATTTTCACACCCCAGTCTTCTCTGTTTCTGCCATAACTTCTCCCTCCTCAGACTCTACTGGGTCAACCATTGCTGTCTCGCCTCACGTCTCACTTTGTTCTCCCTTAAGCGTTTGTACGCTTCTGTAATTATGTCCGCTCTATCTGCGGCATCTCTTACATCATTTACCCCTGCCTCTTGAATCTTGAACTTTGTCTCGCGGTGCATCATTTCTAGGAACCTTTCCATGCCCATCAATTGCtttaggtcagcataagatccaactccggtAGACTCAATCCATTTCTGAAATCGCCTTTCCCttactgtctcagcaaacgtacttgCTCCaatcttcaccatctctctgaaacgcttcctataagcttcaggGGTTAACTGAAAGGAgcgcagtatgctgctctttaccgttgcATAATCCTGGCATTCCTCCAATGTCACTtgagtgtatgcctccctggctgcgccGGTCAATCTTAATTGAACCAGTAGGGCCAAGTCATCCTGTGGCCCCTCCTTGATATTGGCTACCTTTtcgaaatgctcgaagaagctttcTGCCTCCTCAGGCACAAATAGGGGAATGTTCTTTTCCCTAACCCTactatctggtgggtgtgatacatgggtggtgctctctggcaatccatgttcaatcctttattCAGCCAAAGTTCTATTTGCTTCAGTCTGCATTTGTTTTATTCTCTCTTTTTCCCTTTCAACTTGggctttttccttctcctgttctAACTCCAGTTCACTTACCCctgtttttttcttctttttctccTGTTCCAATTCCAGTTCCCTtaccctggttttctctttttctacctccagtttggttttctctttttccttctctacctccagtctggttttctcttgttCATTCTTCATCTGAAGTTCTAACTTCAACCTTTCcagttggaactgtctctcctcacgctgcatctggagctctagctGCAATgtttccaagctcctattccggctactcctgctactgcggctacttttACTGCTCATACTCGATCCCtgagatctcacttcatcctgcccatcatcctcctttccactctcAACTCCTTTCTGTGATTCCTGTTCTATCGCTTCACTCTTGGCTCTCAACtgactcaggatctcatccttcatcccagctactttcaccctgatgcaacaTCTCTCTCTGCTATCTGTTTAAACCGTTCcctggtgcaaccttccaagtcctcaggctttcctgactccacaaacgcttgcactatatccatcttgtcctgtgagtcttcccaagagagagaatatacacctgcggtcacacagtctaCTTATTTCCACGAGGGTTGTACCAATCAACTCtcagacagggtgtgggtgtgtcagttaaaTTTCCCGGACACAGGCTCAAAAATATTATTATGTTGATGTTGTAGATAGGTGCGTACGTCCCTTCCATAAAACCAACCAAAACCTATAGCACTTGTACTTtgatcaggagatcaccctgtacgcttcctgctcttggagaggggctcagcgttaCACATTTAGTGGGGtacggctccaacactggcctcgttgtcacgtgcacacacccaattcgagccgctgtgactccccactctctccttatttgggcACTACCTGTACACAccccgcgttgctg
This genomic window from Procambarus clarkii isolate CNS0578487 chromosome 1, FALCON_Pclarkii_2.0, whole genome shotgun sequence contains:
- the LOC138359470 gene encoding splicing regulatory glutamine/lysine-rich protein 1-like; translated protein: MKDEILSQLRAKSEAIEQESQKGVESGKEDDGQDEVRSQGSSMSSKSSRSSRSSRNRSLETLQLELQMQREERQFQLERLKLELQMKNEQEKTRLEVEKEKEKTKLEVEKEKTRVRELELEQEKKKKKTGVSELELEQEKEKAQVEREKERIKQMQTEANRTLAE